DNA from Rhinatrema bivittatum chromosome 16, aRhiBiv1.1, whole genome shotgun sequence:
TTCTGGTATTTCTATGTTTGTAGTTTACTGACTTCTCTCTGttgtctcttttcttcttccatCAGCAAGCTCAGAGTTAGAGGGACATGCAGACAGAAAACCAAACCCAGGTCACAGAATTCCTCATCCAGGGGTTCTCAGATCACCCAAACCTTCAGGTTCTGCTCTTCATAGTGTTCCTGTTTATTTACTTGGTCACGCTGACAGGGAACCTCACCATTTTGATACTAATGTGCATTGATTCACGCCTCCACaaacccatgtacttcttccttaGCAACCTGGCCATTTTGGACATCAGCTTCACGTCCATCACACTCCCTAAAATGCTAGTCATTTCTGTAGCAAAGAGCAAGGCCATTTCATTCCAAGCATGCATGGCCCAGCTCTACCTGATTATGTCTTTCACCGGTGTAGAACTGTATCTGCTTTGTGCCATGGCATATGACCGTTATGTGGCCATCTGCAATCCCTTGCGCTACTCAGTGGTAATGAATAAGAGGGTTTGCATTGTGCTGTCTGCCAGTTCTTGGATTGCTGGGTTTCTGGATATAGTGCCACACAGTGTGTCCATTTCCTATTCCTCTTTCTGTGGGCACAATGTTATCAACCATGTATTTTGTGACTTCCAAACACTGTTGaaactctcctgcagtgacacatCTAACATTAAACTATTGATGGTCACCCTAAATCTATTTTTAGTCATAGGATTATTCCTTCTCATCCTGACGTCCTATGTCCACATAATTTCTGCCATCTTGAAAATCCAATCTGCTGAGGGGCGGCACAAGGCCttttccacctgctcctcccacctcacggtCGTTATTATATATTCTGGGGCCGTACTTTTTGTGTACATGAGACCCTTGTCCATGGAAACACGGCCTGAGGACAAACTGTTTGGCGTATTGTTCAATGCGGTAATCCCCATGCTAAACCCTATTATTTACAGCTTGAGGAACAAAGATGTTAAAGATGCTCTAAGGAAAGTCATGAGCGGGAGACTAAGAGACTGAAGTATCAGATATGTAAAAATGAGGCATTTAGTAGTGAAGGATGTAGAATCAATGTGACTTGCTCTAGAATTtacagaaataatttaaaaaaggaagaaTCAGCCAGAAAGGAGAAAAAACACCTAGAAAAGATTCCTAGATATATTATCCAATGTTCTGGATTTCACAAAATCCTTCTGAGATTTGTCTATGTCATTGATAATCTCCTTTGGATGATAATCAATGTATTAGTAAAATTTActaataacattttaaatatatctaTACTTTTTTTTGTCATGAAGAATGAGTCCTAATTCAAATTagtttatttgttattatttccttttgattttattttctttttactattGTCTTTCCTTTAAtctcctgttatttatttatttaaaatcttttctataccgtcatttagtaatgtaccatcacaacggtttacagagaggcaaGTAAATTTATATTTGGCTAAAATCTTACTAACAGAGTGCCAATATATTTATCGGTAACATGTTTTTATAATATAAGGTATATGATGAGTGATCtggatcttgtccttttatatgattaataggaaaaCAATACACAAATTGTACTTGCAATGAATAGTTTAGTTATACACATTGATATACAATTTGATATTTCCTTTTATGTTCCTAGTTTCTTTTGCTATATTTACTGTAAATGATgcaatgctaaataaaaatagaattgataaaaaatatatatttttattgctaTCCTGGTGGTTTGCTAGCAGAGTACTGGGGTTGTGTTCTGAAGACAGATTTCTTCTCCCCAAGTCTTCCAAGCTTCATATGTAGTAGCAGTGTTGAAAGCACCCACAGGTATTGAAGTCTCACCCCTCACTCTTTGGTGATGCCTACAGAATGATTATGTTTTAGTCTtaattcattttcttatttttttttatgtggataGATCCAGGTCATGGTAATCTCCTTTGAATGTTATTCAATGTattaataaactttttaaaattaagtatAGCTTTGTAGTCCCATCCTGGTGGCTTGCTGGCAGAGGACAGGGCTTGGATTCATGAGACTCTCCTCTCCCGATCTCTAGTAGACTTCAGATGTAGTAGAGACATCgtttacagccccccccccccccccagtagagaGATGGCTAACCATTTGAACTTTGATTACACCTACAGGCTGACTTCAGGGCACATAACAACACATTCAAGAGGGTGCCACAGTTCATAGCCCCCAGCCAAGGACAGCTGCTGTGAAAGCTGAGCTAAATTAAGTGGAAGAGGAGATAAAATAATAGCAAAAGCCCACAGGTCACTCACAGCACTTAAAcccaacaaagaaagaaaatgaaaattcaaAGATTCATGAAAAAATATGTTTCTGATAAGAAAAATGTTCAGTAAAAGATCTATCAATTATATAcccaaaacctttagaaaattgtcCTCCAGATGTTCTGGATTTCACAAAACATGTAAGCATTGAAAACAATTCCTACAAATTTTTTTCTCATGCGAGAATGAACAGAAAATTCCCTGTAAGTAAAATATCATATTTCCCACCAGACTGCCTGTGTATTCTTTGCACTTTCTTTCACTCACCTAAACAGTAATCCAGGGATTTTGTTGTATACGAGCTTTTCACATCCCTTGGGTTCCATCTATAGAGAAGACCAGAGAAGGAATCACTgtgctcttatttatttacttatttacaggTTTTTATATTCCGTCATTTGGTATTCCATCACAACGGATtacagcaataaatataaaatgcacAAAATAATCATTAAAAGTGCATAgagagaaataaaaagtaaaatacaaactaaaataaaattatagggTATTAAAAGAatctaaagggtagattttcaaaacttatgtGCACGCATCCATatgcacgcgctacccggtgcacacacatgtatgtgtgattttaaaacatgcacattccCTACTTAACCCATACCTTGTGTTTTCTACACTCCCAATAATAAGTATT
Protein-coding regions in this window:
- the LOC115077593 gene encoding olfactory receptor 1020-like, which gives rise to MQTENQTQVTEFLIQGFSDHPNLQVLLFIVFLFIYLVTLTGNLTILILMCIDSRLHKPMYFFLSNLAILDISFTSITLPKMLVISVAKSKAISFQACMAQLYLIMSFTGVELYLLCAMAYDRYVAICNPLRYSVVMNKRVCIVLSASSWIAGFLDIVPHSVSISYSSFCGHNVINHVFCDFQTLLKLSCSDTSNIKLLMVTLNLFLVIGLFLLILTSYVHIISAILKIQSAEGRHKAFSTCSSHLTVVIIYSGAVLFVYMRPLSMETRPEDKLFGVLFNAVIPMLNPIIYSLRNKDVKDALRKVMSGRLRD